In Rhinopithecus roxellana isolate Shanxi Qingling chromosome 4, ASM756505v1, whole genome shotgun sequence, a single genomic region encodes these proteins:
- the LOC104673850 gene encoding HLA class II histocompatibility antigen, DQ beta 1 chain isoform X1: protein MIHQVRAVLTTTTFPFVSVMSWKKALWIPGGLRAATVTLMLAMLSTPVAEGRDFPEDFVYQFKGLCYFTNGTERVRSVTRYIYNREEYVRFDSDVGVYRAVTPQGRPDAEYWNSQKDILERTRAELDTVCMHNYEVAYRGILQRRVEPTVTISPSRTEALNHHNLLVCSVTDFYPGQIKVRWFRNNQEETVGVVSTPLIRNGDWTFQILVMLEMTPQRGDVYTCHVEHPSLQSPITVEWRAQSESAQSKMLSGIGGFVLGLIFFGLGLIIRQRSQKGEKPQGKRGRWAAIQILCSEISCL, encoded by the exons ATGATCCATCAGGTCCGAGCTGTGTTGACTACCACTACTTTTCCCTTCGTCTCAGTTATGTCTTGGAAGAAGGCTTTGTGGATCCCTGGCGGCCTTCGGGCAGCAACTGTGACCTTGATGCTGGCGATGCTGAGCACTCCAGTGGCTGAGGGCAGAGACTTTCCTG AGGATTTCGTGTACCAGTTTAAGGGCCTGTGCTACTTCACCAACGGGACGGAGCGCGTGCGAAGTGTGACCAGATACATCTATAACCGAGAGGAGTACGTGCGCTTCGACAGCGACGTGGGGGTGTACCGGGCGGTGACGCCGCAGGGGCGGCCTGACGCCGAGTACTGGAACAGCCAGAAGGACATCCTGGAGAGGACCCGGGCGGAATTGGACACGGTGTGCATGCACAACTACGAGGTGGCTTACCGCGGGATCTTGCAGAGGAGAG TGGAGCCCACAGTGACCATCTCCCCATCCAGAACAGAGGCCCTTAACCACCACAACCTGCTGGTCTGCTCAGTGACAGATTTCTATCCAGGCCAGATCAAAGTCCGGTGGTTTCGGAACAATCAGGAGGAGACAGTCGGCGTTGTGTCCACCCCCCTCATTAGGAATGGTGACTGGACCTTCCAGATCCTGGTGATGCTGGAAATGACTCCCCAGCGGGGAGATGTCTACACCTGCCACGTGGAgcaccccagcctccagagccccATCACCGTGGAGTGGC GGGCTCAGTCTGAGTCTGCCCAGAGCAAGATGCTGAGTGGCATTGGAGGCTTCGTGCTGGGGCTCATCTTCTTTGGGCTGGGCCTTATCATCCGTCAGAGGAGTCAGAAAGGTGAGAAACCCCAGGGGAAAAGGGGAAGATGGGCTGCGATCCAGATCCTTTGTTCAGAGATATCCTGTCTCTAG
- the LOC104673850 gene encoding HLA class II histocompatibility antigen, DQ beta 1 chain isoform X2, whose translation MIHQVRAVLTTTTFPFVSVMSWKKALWIPGGLRAATVTLMLAMLSTPVAEGRDFPEDFVYQFKGLCYFTNGTERVRSVTRYIYNREEYVRFDSDVGVYRAVTPQGRPDAEYWNSQKDILERTRAELDTVCMHNYEVAYRGILQRRVEPTVTISPSRTEALNHHNLLVCSVTDFYPGQIKVRWFRNNQEETVGVVSTPLIRNGDWTFQILVMLEMTPQRGDVYTCHVEHPSLQSPITVEWRAQSESAQSKMLSGIGGFVLGLIFFGLGLIIRQRSQKGLLH comes from the exons ATGATCCATCAGGTCCGAGCTGTGTTGACTACCACTACTTTTCCCTTCGTCTCAGTTATGTCTTGGAAGAAGGCTTTGTGGATCCCTGGCGGCCTTCGGGCAGCAACTGTGACCTTGATGCTGGCGATGCTGAGCACTCCAGTGGCTGAGGGCAGAGACTTTCCTG AGGATTTCGTGTACCAGTTTAAGGGCCTGTGCTACTTCACCAACGGGACGGAGCGCGTGCGAAGTGTGACCAGATACATCTATAACCGAGAGGAGTACGTGCGCTTCGACAGCGACGTGGGGGTGTACCGGGCGGTGACGCCGCAGGGGCGGCCTGACGCCGAGTACTGGAACAGCCAGAAGGACATCCTGGAGAGGACCCGGGCGGAATTGGACACGGTGTGCATGCACAACTACGAGGTGGCTTACCGCGGGATCTTGCAGAGGAGAG TGGAGCCCACAGTGACCATCTCCCCATCCAGAACAGAGGCCCTTAACCACCACAACCTGCTGGTCTGCTCAGTGACAGATTTCTATCCAGGCCAGATCAAAGTCCGGTGGTTTCGGAACAATCAGGAGGAGACAGTCGGCGTTGTGTCCACCCCCCTCATTAGGAATGGTGACTGGACCTTCCAGATCCTGGTGATGCTGGAAATGACTCCCCAGCGGGGAGATGTCTACACCTGCCACGTGGAgcaccccagcctccagagccccATCACCGTGGAGTGGC GGGCTCAGTCTGAGTCTGCCCAGAGCAAGATGCTGAGTGGCATTGGAGGCTTCGTGCTGGGGCTCATCTTCTTTGGGCTGGGCCTTATCATCCGTCAGAGGAGTCAGAAAG gGCTCCTGCACTGA